ATTTCCGCAGAGGTCAACCATACGCCTGCAAGTATTAAACCTATCCCTGTCCATTGGGTCCAGTTTAGTTCTTCTTTAAAAAATATCGCGGAAGCTACAAGCACGATGATAAATCCTGCAGATGTGAAGAGCGGATAAGCTAAAGATAATTTTAATCCATTACCTAAAACCCATCTATAACCTAATAACGCGATCCCGAAAGAAGCAAGTCCAGCAAAGAACACCGGATGTAAAAATGCTTTGATCAATCCTTCTATTCCGGAAGCCGTATTTGTTTTATCTCCTAAAGAACTTGCCTTGATTAAAATATTTGCTAAAGCATTGAAGAATAATGCGACTACGAAAATGATTATCACCGTTAATTTCATCTATCTCTCTCAAGAATTCGATTATTGTTTTCTTGTAATCTCCCGTTAGGAAGAGTGTATTATCCCTCTTTTGGGATTCGGTCGAAACTCCGAATTCCTGTCCATCGAAAGCAAAGGGAAAGAAATAGCAAGGGCAAATCTTGAATGGATAGAAAAACATTTAACTTCCGTGGGATCAAACTTTCTTATATAGATGCAGGTAATAAATCTTCGGATCCAATCTTGATCGCTCATGCTAATGGATTTTCTGCAGGTTGTTATTCTTACTTTATCAAAAAACTTTCTGAAACTCATAGGGTTCTTGCTTTAGATTTCTGCGGTCATGGCGGATCAGAACCGAACATGGAATGGAAAGATTGGTTTTTTTTCCGAGATCAAGTTTTAGCTCTGATTGAAACGGAAGATCTGAAAGATGTTGTGGGAGTTGGGCATTCTTTGGGAGGAGCAAGCATTCTTCTTTCTTCTTATAAAAGACCGGA
The window above is part of the Leptospira hartskeerlii genome. Proteins encoded here:
- a CDS encoding SMR family transporter gives rise to the protein MKLTVIIIFVVALFFNALANILIKASSLGDKTNTASGIEGLIKAFLHPVFFAGLASFGIALLGYRWVLGNGLKLSLAYPLFTSAGFIIVLVASAIFFKEELNWTQWTGIGLILAGVWLTSAEMFA